The genomic stretch ATCAAAGCTCTCTTTTGCCTCCGCCATGGTTTTTTTCACAGCGCGGAAAAATTTGACAATATCAACGATAGTTTGAGGAAGTTTATTAGGACCTAGAGCGATAACTGCCACGATTAAAATAACTAAGATTTCAAAAATGCCAACACCAAACATACTACCCCTTCTAAAGCTCTGATAGATAAGCCTATGCTGAATACTTATAGAATCTAACCTTTAAATGCGAAGTTGATAAAACTGCGTAAGCAGGTTATAACTTTATACTTTAGGCGCAAAGTGCGGCTATGCCGTGCTTTGTAAGACCACGCGGCTTTCACAAAGCAACAGCGCGGTATTTATAGAATCCAAGAGGGCGTATTCTATAATAAGTTTGGTAACTTTGTATAATGTCTTTCTTGGCTCTTTGGGAATAAAAAATGCTTTTTTGCGTTAAAATACGCCATTTTGTGGATAAAACATAAGGATAAGCAATGATTGATATAAAGGCTTTGGTGAGTGATTTTGAGCAAGTAGCCCAAAGGCTTGCTATTAAAAAAGTAAGCCCAGAAGCACTTGAGATATTAAAAAACTTAGCCCTTACATACAAGCAAACCAAGCAAGAATTAGAAGTGCTTCAAGCCTTTCAAAATAAGACTTCTAAACTCTTTGGCACTTACAAGAGGGAAAATAAAGATGTGGGCGAGCTTAAGAGTATGCTTGATGAAAATAAGGCGCAAATGAGTCTAAAAGAGTCCGCATTGCAGGAGGTGGAGGGGCAATTAGATGAATTTTTATATACCATTCCTAACCTCCCAGATGAAAAAACGCCCAAAGGCGAAGATGAGCATGATAATATCGAGCTAGAGCGCATTCTTAGCCCTAGAGAATTTGACTTTACACCAAAAGAGCATTGGGAGCTAGGTGTAGCAAATGGTTGGATTGATTTTGAAGCGGGTGTGAAGCTTGCAAAAAGCCGCTTTAGCGTGCTGCGTGGAATGGGCGCTAGGCTTAATCGCGCGCTTATTAATTTTATGCTCGATTATAATCAAAAAGCGGGCTTTGAAGCGGTTGTAACGCCGCTTATTGTGAATGCCCGCGCACTTTTTGGCACGGGGCAGCTGCCTAAGTTTGAGGAGGATATGTTTAAGGTAGATTCTCAATTTGAGCAAGAGCAAAGCGAGCATGATTTGTATCTTATTTCTACTTCTGAAATTACGCTTACTAATTTGTATCAAGATAGCATTATTTTGGAGCAGGATTTGCCCATTATGCTTACATCACACACGCCTTGCTTTCGTAAAGAGGCGGGCAGTGCTGGGCGTGATACGCGCGGTATGATACGCCAACATCAATTTGATAAAGTTGAGCTTGTGGCTATCACGCACCCACATCAAAGTGATGCCATGCAGGAAAAAATGCTCCACACTGCTAGCGGAATTTTAAAAGAGCTGCATCTCCCTCATCGCTTTGTGCAATTGTGCGGAGGGGATTTGGGCTTTAGTGCGAGTAATACGATTGATATTGAGGTGTGGCTACCGGGGCAGCAGTGCTATCGTGAGATTAGCTCCGTGTCAAACTGCCGCGACTTTCAAGCGCGGCGTGCAAAAATTCGCTTTAAAAACCAAGCGGGTAAAAACGCCCTTGCGCATACGCTTAATGGCTCAAGTTTGGCTGTGGGGCGCACGCTTATTGCTATTATGGAAAATTATCAGCAGCCTGATGGAAGCATTCTTATCCCAGAAGTGCTGCAAAAGTATCTCTAAATGCGAGAGTAAAGGGCTATTATGGCAGAAGAGCAAGTCATTAATCTTGATGATAATTTAGAGATGGGCGAGAATGAAAATGCAGAAAATGCCGCCCAAACAGAGCAAGCAGAGCAGGGCGAGCAAGCCCCTATAGAGCAGAAGCAAAGTAAACTCCAAGCCCTGCTAGCTCCTATAAAGGCGCGCTTAGAGCCTTATATCCAAATGCTTAAGGAAAATAAGGCGCTAATGATTGGTGTCATCGCCATAGCGGTGCTTATTGTGGTATTTATCGTGCTTATTATTATTTTACTTCTCACCAAATCCACTCCGCCGCAAAATACAGAATCTACACCCATTTCGCGCAAGATTGTGGAGCCAGCCCCCATTCTTAGCGGACAGAATCGCCCAGAGGTTGATGAAACAGAGCTTGGCAATATGATTAAAAAGGCAAACTTGCTCTACACGCAGGGTGATAAAATGGAGGCGCTTAATTTATTTGAAAATATTGCTGCTTACTCACAATCTATTGCTTATTATAATTTGGGGGTGATTAAACTTAAAGAGGGCGATTATAAAAAGGCGATTAACTCCTTTGATGGTGCGATTAATGTAGGCGAAGATATAAGCGTGAGCGCTTTTAATGCCGCGTATGCTGCGTATATGCTAGGGGATATGAATTTGTATGAATATTATTTAGGCATTAGCTCAAGTTATTTATTTTATACTGCTAATCAGCCGCTTTACTCGTATTTGTATGGGTTATTGCAATATTATAAGGGCTTTTATTTTGAATCACTCTCACCATTCTTAAATCCTAGCTCACAAAGCTATGCTAAAGAGAGCAAAAAAATGGCTGCAGAGGCTTTTTTAATCTTTGGCGATGAGTATAATGCACTCGCTCAACTTAAGCAAGTGGCGAATAAAGAGGATAATTTAGCCATTGGGCTTTTGCACGCTAGACTTGGTGAATACACACAAGCAAGGCAGTATCTTTATGAATATCTTGGCACATATGTGGGCGATGCGCGCGCGCTTATGGCATTGCAACTCATTGAGTTAAAAAATAGTAATTTTAAAGAAAGTGCGCTTATTTTAGAGCGGCTCAACGCAAGGGAGGAAGATGCTAAGATTTTTAATGAATATCCCATTAGAGTGAAGCTACGCGATGATTTGTTTGATATTAATTTAGCTCAAGAGCATTTTTGGAATCGCCGCTTTGAGCATAACAAAATACTAGGGTATAAGATTTTATTTTATTATGCGCCATTTTTGGTTTTTGATGCCAAAAATGCGCTAGCCATTATTGAAGATGGCAATAT from Helicobacter jaachi encodes the following:
- the serS gene encoding serine--tRNA ligase, with amino-acid sequence MIDIKALVSDFEQVAQRLAIKKVSPEALEILKNLALTYKQTKQELEVLQAFQNKTSKLFGTYKRENKDVGELKSMLDENKAQMSLKESALQEVEGQLDEFLYTIPNLPDEKTPKGEDEHDNIELERILSPREFDFTPKEHWELGVANGWIDFEAGVKLAKSRFSVLRGMGARLNRALINFMLDYNQKAGFEAVVTPLIVNARALFGTGQLPKFEEDMFKVDSQFEQEQSEHDLYLISTSEITLTNLYQDSIILEQDLPIMLTSHTPCFRKEAGSAGRDTRGMIRQHQFDKVELVAITHPHQSDAMQEKMLHTASGILKELHLPHRFVQLCGGDLGFSASNTIDIEVWLPGQQCYREISSVSNCRDFQARRAKIRFKNQAGKNALAHTLNGSSLAVGRTLIAIMENYQQPDGSILIPEVLQKYL
- a CDS encoding tetratricopeptide repeat protein, translating into MAEEQVINLDDNLEMGENENAENAAQTEQAEQGEQAPIEQKQSKLQALLAPIKARLEPYIQMLKENKALMIGVIAIAVLIVVFIVLIIILLLTKSTPPQNTESTPISRKIVEPAPILSGQNRPEVDETELGNMIKKANLLYTQGDKMEALNLFENIAAYSQSIAYYNLGVIKLKEGDYKKAINSFDGAINVGEDISVSAFNAAYAAYMLGDMNLYEYYLGISSSYLFYTANQPLYSYLYGLLQYYKGFYFESLSPFLNPSSQSYAKESKKMAAEAFLIFGDEYNALAQLKQVANKEDNLAIGLLHARLGEYTQARQYLYEYLGTYVGDARALMALQLIELKNSNFKESALILERLNAREEDAKIFNEYPIRVKLRDDLFDINLAQEHFWNRRFEHNKILGYKILFYYAPFLVFDAKNALAIIEDGNINAHASNIENAKSTLQEGQKVSQINRSIAQDLRLLALNQDIREVIKSMEESLKTYPNHSVLHYNLGLLYAQMNDFDNAYAHFIRAYHLDSNNTIAAIFALMCAELTYRDTTRLSNAISNDLAEINFKDKVEHDFLFSLFRYTSDSPQDSLAWFDDIQKQPLSARKPIYYALNAVYGIYYTNSAQVVNAFEGIKKIYTKDVVANTMLELGKRFGSNLKDFALQMNVIYKEKNLDMRSIYYGASLARELYIYVGFVTGSLRSIQEELEAKLVVETRTSNGILQALALSNIYSNDFEKAFAIYNSLLDDMHEDDSQTRFLAAIAAMGANRHENAIALLQLAKMESATNFEARYALGLLYQEGKNMKAAVQHYDKISHTDFESEFFDFEIDTSNLLAQDYSK